One segment of Ziziphus jujuba cultivar Dongzao chromosome 12, ASM3175591v1 DNA contains the following:
- the LOC107417639 gene encoding uncharacterized protein LOC107417639 isoform X1, whose amino-acid sequence MAEKLKLLLSVPLPQYHFHCSRPLSSFSRTTQFRVRMASTEPVGTKIKTIDSHLHVWASPEEAADKYPYFPGQEPTLPGNVDFLVQCMEEADVDGALIVQPINHKFDHSLVTSVLKKYPTKFVGCCLANPAEDGSGIKHLEQLVLKDGYRAVRFNPYLWPSGQKMTNEIGKTLFAKAGELGVPVGFMCMKGLSLHISEIVELCTEFPSTVVLLDHLAFCKPPENDEESKAFTELLELSRFPQVYVKLSALFRVSRKSFPYEDLSQPLSQVVSRFGANRVMWGSDFPFVVPECGYKGAKEAVSHICNQVPLSAIELEWIMGRTIMQLFQSHWLP is encoded by the exons ATGGCAGAGAAGCTGAAGCTTCTGCTTTCAGTTCCACTCCCACAGTACCATTTTCACTGTTCGAGACCACTTTCATCGTTTTCACGCACAACCCAATTCAGGGTAAGAATGGCCTCCACTGAACCAGTTGGGACCAAAATCAAAACCATTGATTCCCATCTTCATGTATGGGCATCTCCTGAAGAG GCTGCGGATAAATACCCATACTTTCCAGGCCAAGAACCCACTTTACCTGGAAATGTTGATTTTTTGGTCCAG TGTATGGAAGAAGCAGATGTTGACGGTGCATTAATTGTGCAGCCCATTAATCATAAGTTTGATCATTCTTTGGTGACAAG TGTGCTGAAAAAGTATCCAACCAAATTTGTCGGATGTTGCCTTGCAAATCCTGCTGAAGATGGCAGTGGAATTAAGCATCTTGAACAGCTTGTTTTAAAG GATGGTTATCGGGCTGTTCGATTTAATCCATATTTATGGCCATCTGGTCAAAAG ATGACAAATGAAATTGGAAAGACATTGTTTGCTAAGGCTGGAGAGCTTGGAGTACCAGTGGGTTTCATGTGTATGAAG GGTCTCAGTCTTCATATATCagaaatagtggaactatgtacAGAATTTCCATCAACAGTTGTCTTGCTTGATCATTTGGCTTTCTGCAAACCACCAGA aAATGATGAAGAGAGTAAGGCATTCACTGAGCTTTTAGAACTATCCAGATTCCCGCAG GTTTATGTAAAATTAAGTGCCCTTTTCAGGGTTTCAAGAAAGTCATTTCCATACGAGGATTTATCCCAACCCCTGTCCCAAGTCGTCTCTAGATTTGGAGCTAACCGTGTGATGTGGGGAAG TGACTTTCCATTTGTTGTTCCTGAGTGTGGTTACAAAGGAGCTAAAGAAGCCGTGTCTCATATTTGCAATCAAGTTCCTTTATCTGCTATCGAGTTGGAGTGGATCATGGGAAGAACAATCATGCAGCTTTTTCAAAGTCATTGGCTTCCATGA
- the LOC107417639 gene encoding uncharacterized protein LOC107417639 isoform X2 — translation MAEKLKLLLSVPLPQYHFHCSRPLSSFSRTTQFRVRMASTEPVGTKIKTIDSHLHVWASPEECMEEADVDGALIVQPINHKFDHSLVTSVLKKYPTKFVGCCLANPAEDGSGIKHLEQLVLKDGYRAVRFNPYLWPSGQKMTNEIGKTLFAKAGELGVPVGFMCMKGLSLHISEIVELCTEFPSTVVLLDHLAFCKPPENDEESKAFTELLELSRFPQVYVKLSALFRVSRKSFPYEDLSQPLSQVVSRFGANRVMWGSDFPFVVPECGYKGAKEAVSHICNQVPLSAIELEWIMGRTIMQLFQSHWLP, via the exons ATGGCAGAGAAGCTGAAGCTTCTGCTTTCAGTTCCACTCCCACAGTACCATTTTCACTGTTCGAGACCACTTTCATCGTTTTCACGCACAACCCAATTCAGGGTAAGAATGGCCTCCACTGAACCAGTTGGGACCAAAATCAAAACCATTGATTCCCATCTTCATGTATGGGCATCTCCTGAAGAG TGTATGGAAGAAGCAGATGTTGACGGTGCATTAATTGTGCAGCCCATTAATCATAAGTTTGATCATTCTTTGGTGACAAG TGTGCTGAAAAAGTATCCAACCAAATTTGTCGGATGTTGCCTTGCAAATCCTGCTGAAGATGGCAGTGGAATTAAGCATCTTGAACAGCTTGTTTTAAAG GATGGTTATCGGGCTGTTCGATTTAATCCATATTTATGGCCATCTGGTCAAAAG ATGACAAATGAAATTGGAAAGACATTGTTTGCTAAGGCTGGAGAGCTTGGAGTACCAGTGGGTTTCATGTGTATGAAG GGTCTCAGTCTTCATATATCagaaatagtggaactatgtacAGAATTTCCATCAACAGTTGTCTTGCTTGATCATTTGGCTTTCTGCAAACCACCAGA aAATGATGAAGAGAGTAAGGCATTCACTGAGCTTTTAGAACTATCCAGATTCCCGCAG GTTTATGTAAAATTAAGTGCCCTTTTCAGGGTTTCAAGAAAGTCATTTCCATACGAGGATTTATCCCAACCCCTGTCCCAAGTCGTCTCTAGATTTGGAGCTAACCGTGTGATGTGGGGAAG TGACTTTCCATTTGTTGTTCCTGAGTGTGGTTACAAAGGAGCTAAAGAAGCCGTGTCTCATATTTGCAATCAAGTTCCTTTATCTGCTATCGAGTTGGAGTGGATCATGGGAAGAACAATCATGCAGCTTTTTCAAAGTCATTGGCTTCCATGA